A window of Hordeum vulgare subsp. vulgare chromosome 5H, MorexV3_pseudomolecules_assembly, whole genome shotgun sequence genomic DNA:
CTCCTTTTTAATTTATAAGGCTTGCACGTATCTTTAGATTAAGAAATAGACCAACGTAATACAACTTATATaccacaaaaaatatatcattgaaaACTCCAAATCATCTACTtctaatggtataatttttagacTATAAAACTCAACTTTTGTTGGTTAAATTATAGATCTAGAAATACGCACAAGCCTTATAAACTGGAAATGAGGTAGTACTATCAAAATCTTACGGGCCAGACAGGGAGAAGACCGCAGCTCCTCGCTTCATCGTCCACCGCTGCGGAGACCCTTTTTTTATGGACACAACAATCATCTCTCTTCGTTGCTTCTTGTCAAAAAAAATTATACTCCGTATATATCTTCCGTTGCAATGCATATGTGCAAGTCTAAATGAAATAATACAGGGCTTTCAAAGCATAACCACCGAACTTAAAATAAATAAGGAATAAAAAAACAACATACCACCTCCTTCGTTTACAAGTAAGTAACACAATCAGAATTAATTGAAAGAAGCACCCACCAAGCATGGTTGGCTCCCCATAGTCAATGATCTTGAAACAAGTTTTGCACCACCATTCTACCTACTCAATCAGTTAGCAGCGGCAATCAGTTGACAATGtcaatcaatcaatcaattaACAGGAGCAACGTCTATCTACTCAACTTAATGGAGTGCACCTACTCCCTGGTTCTCCGGCGGCCATCTAAACCCGGACGCAggcaaaaaaaaattcaaatcaaattAAATCAGGTTAATTTACAGGTCCGGGAAGTCGCTGAAGAACCTCATCATCATCCCCGGCGAGGGCATGGTGGGCGTGGCAAGCAGCACGCCGCCGGGGCTCGAcgcggaggcggaggcgaggaACGGGCTCAGGTCGTTGAGCCAGGACAGGGAGCCGGTGTCGAAGGGCAGCGGCGAGAAGAGCCCGGGCGAGGCCGCCAGCGGCAGCGCCGACGGGACGGGCGAGAGGATGCCTGGCCGTCCGGGGCCGAGGACCTCCGCGAAGCCGTCTATGTCCAGCCAGGACCCGGAGTACGGCGCGGGGCCCGGCGGCAGCGGCCGGACGGACCTCTCGATGGCGGCGTACCTCGCTGCCGGCGAGAAAGGCGGCTGGAACTGCGGCGGCACCGGCACGGCAGAGGGATGGTCCTCGGCGGAGCACTGATGGGCCGGCGCGCCCGGGCCGGTGAGGCGCTGGACGAGCGCCAGGAACTCACCGGGCTGGGTGTGGATGACCTTGGGCGAGGCGTCGTAGATGATGACCGGCGCCCGCGGCTGggcctgctggtggcggttggcgGGGGCGGCTTGCAGTTGCCGGGCCCCGTGACCGTGAGGCAGCGGCACGACCGGCGGCTTCCTGATCTTGTGGGAGTCCTTGCTGACGGACAGCCGCGGGGGCCGCGGGCCCTGCAGCTGCAGCTGCCTGCTGCGCGGCGACTGCcgctcctcctccgacgacggcggcgcgtccatggatcGCTCGCGGtagtaggaggaggtggagggaggaggagagtaGCCGACAGAATGGGGATGGAAGGAAGAAGACGAGCGTGCTTTGGTTTCTAGCTGGCTGTGGACGGACCCGGCCGAGAAATCAATGGGGCGAGGTGGTTGTTGACCTCAACAGGCAAGGAAAAGTCGTGGGTGCTTCCCAAAAGTTATACTCCTACTGCAAGGCCGGTGATAGCCGTCGGCTAACCGATGAAAGTACCGACCGATCACCTCCTACCGTACTGCGGTTAGGCTGTGCGATCTGATGTGTGGCCGCCCGATGACCCGATCTTCCCATGATTTGTCTGGGTCGGCTGCCATGGCACGACCACACTGCCATAGCAGCCCCTTTTATTCACTATCATCGCGGCGGGCTTGGGAGACGGCTTGCATCCAAGCCAGCCAGTAGCTTTGAAAGGTGTTGGCGTCCTTCCATATGGCATCACGACTAGTTCGACCAGACCAGCGGAAAAGAACTTGCTTCCGGCTGTCACTTGGAGTTCTGTGCCACAGACTGTCATGGTTTCAATacgttagagcatggttaatagtatagccctgCTGGCTATAAAcagtcttatagcccatcttataactagcttgtacaatagttagctataaaataaTACTTTCTTCGTCTCGGTGCATTAGGCATCTTACGAaaatcaaataatcccaaaacactaAGGCACATTAGAGTAGTACTAGTTGCATGCATATTAATTAGACCACATCTATTAATTGAAGGACCAATGCATGTAATTTATGCGGTACACTTTTTGGATTTCAAGAGGTATTCTAATTAATAGCACATTTTCAGTTGAGAAAGGAACGATGTGATTGGCTTCCTCTACAATTTAATTTTCTTCTCCTACCCAATCTATGCGTGCCTAGGTTGCAGT
This region includes:
- the LOC123397067 gene encoding protein MKS1-like gives rise to the protein MDAPPSSEEERQSPRSRQLQLQGPRPPRLSVSKDSHKIRKPPVVPLPHGHGARQLQAAPANRHQQAQPRAPVIIYDASPKVIHTQPGEFLALVQRLTGPGAPAHQCSAEDHPSAVPVPPQFQPPFSPAARYAAIERSVRPLPPGPAPYSGSWLDIDGFAEVLGPGRPGILSPVPSALPLAASPGLFSPLPFDTGSLSWLNDLSPFLASASASSPGGVLLATPTMPSPGMMMRFFSDFPDL